The Anaerolineales bacterium genome includes a window with the following:
- a CDS encoding Mrp/NBP35 family ATP-binding protein gives MAGRKEAGSGPTIEQLRQALSGVEDPELHKDLISLNMIRDLKVEDGRVSFTLMLTTPACPLRDRIAADARAAVEAVPGVGRVDIRVDAAVPASAAAGALKPVARNTVAVASGKGGVGKTTVAVNVAVSLARAGSTVGLLDADIYGPNVPTMMGIGELPPLREDRILPAESHGVKVVSIGLMVEPGRPLVWRGPMLHSAVRQLLSDVDWGYPDYLIVDLPPGTGDVQISLAQLIRLSGGIVVTLPQKVAREDASRGLEMFRLMNVPVLGVVENMSYWAGPDGAPIDLFGRGGGKELAEQARVPFLGEIPIDPQVRIGGDAGRPIVVAHPESPAAAALKSIAEQTAARISVLALQSGGVGGKPQA, from the coding sequence ATGGCCGGAAGAAAGGAAGCCGGGTCCGGACCGACGATCGAACAACTGCGCCAGGCGCTGAGCGGCGTCGAGGATCCGGAACTGCACAAGGATCTCATCAGCCTCAACATGATCCGCGATCTGAAGGTGGAGGATGGGCGGGTCTCGTTCACCTTGATGCTGACCACGCCAGCCTGCCCCCTGCGGGATCGGATCGCGGCCGATGCGCGGGCGGCGGTGGAGGCGGTTCCCGGCGTGGGCCGGGTGGATATCCGGGTGGATGCCGCCGTCCCGGCCTCGGCCGCGGCCGGTGCGCTGAAACCGGTGGCGCGCAACACCGTGGCGGTGGCTTCTGGAAAGGGCGGAGTGGGCAAGACGACCGTCGCCGTGAACGTGGCGGTAAGCTTGGCTCGGGCGGGAAGCACGGTGGGTCTGTTGGACGCCGACATTTACGGCCCGAACGTGCCGACCATGATGGGAATCGGCGAATTGCCTCCTCTCCGGGAGGATCGGATCCTCCCGGCCGAGTCGCATGGCGTGAAGGTGGTTTCGATCGGATTGATGGTGGAGCCCGGACGGCCCCTGGTCTGGCGCGGACCGATGCTGCACTCCGCGGTGCGCCAACTGTTATCCGATGTCGATTGGGGGTATCCGGATTATCTGATCGTCGACCTGCCGCCGGGGACCGGCGACGTGCAGATCAGCCTCGCCCAGCTGATCCGCCTGTCCGGCGGCATCGTTGTGACTTTGCCGCAGAAAGTCGCCCGCGAGGACGCTTCGCGCGGCCTGGAGATGTTCCGCCTGATGAACGTGCCGGTCCTGGGCGTTGTCGAAAATATGAGCTATTGGGCTGGTCCGGACGGCGCTCCGATCGACCTGTTCGGGCGCGGGGGGGGGAAGGAACTGGCCGAACAGGCCCGGGTCCCGTTCTTGGGGGAAATCCCAATCGATCCGCAAGTGCGGATCGGCGGCGACGCCGGCCGGCCGATCGTCGTCGCCCATCCGGAATCTCCGGCCGCCGCGGCGTTGAAAAGCATTGCCGAACAAACCGCCGCCCGGATCAGCGTGCTTGCGCTCCAAAGCGGCGGGGTCGGCGGCAAACCGCAGGCTTGA
- a CDS encoding 4Fe-4S binding protein, which yields MFGMGILKGFCITLGHLLESYWEDVRGWGWRYFTPGGIAVRRSKEARGIFTVQYPEERLPLPEAFRMLPFLIYDENGGGRTMRCTACGTCARVCPAQCIWIVRARDPETGKPLPAPAEFFLDIDRCMNCGYCAEFCPFDAVRMDREYELASTEKAGHRYNLEKLLRPASYHAAVHPAAFAREQAARAGRGTRRTEEA from the coding sequence ATGTTCGGAATGGGTATCCTGAAGGGTTTTTGCATCACCCTGGGCCACCTGCTCGAGTCGTATTGGGAGGACGTTCGCGGATGGGGGTGGCGGTATTTCACTCCCGGGGGAATCGCCGTGCGGCGCAGCAAGGAAGCGCGCGGAATCTTCACCGTCCAGTATCCGGAGGAACGTCTGCCCCTTCCGGAGGCGTTCCGGATGCTCCCGTTCTTGATCTACGACGAAAACGGGGGCGGCCGAACGATGCGGTGCACGGCTTGCGGAACGTGCGCCCGGGTTTGCCCGGCGCAATGCATCTGGATCGTCCGCGCGCGCGATCCCGAAACCGGGAAGCCGCTTCCCGCACCGGCGGAGTTCTTCCTCGACATCGATCGGTGCATGAATTGCGGCTATTGCGCGGAATTTTGTCCCTTCGACGCCGTCCGGATGGACCGGGAGTATGAATTGGCATCCACCGAGAAGGCCGGTCACAGGTACAATCTGGAAAAACTGTTGAGGCCGGCGTCCTATCATGCGGCCGTCCACCCCGCCGCCTTCGCCCGGGAGCAGGCCGCGCGGGCGGGGCGGGGGACGCGCCGAACCGAGGAAGCCTGA